A window of the Isosphaera pallida ATCC 43644 genome harbors these coding sequences:
- a CDS encoding tetratricopeptide repeat protein has product MANAGRWDEALILLRAAAELVAATTGAESLESARVLHNLANVHWMKGDRAQAIELYRRSLAMRRRHLGSDHPDTLVWSRRLLPLLEAVGAFEEARDLADDLVARIERWEGDSPSVVLSIRVAHARLRWNTPQGEVSFQAARRLAEARPDPASGWSSLSEALDWAEALEGLAALEEHHEATQVARIRSDAEQAGVAVESSSSGSERGEWMRRRAYETRRAIGLEDGDSRQMAVLTRLVETARRQRRWEDVVVWGGRVLAAARSYGVASSQAIVAVIEALIAAEHARGRPASARSLAWIHLQDRLAPQGVLDLQRLRAPLELALCCWAAGDLESARDWFASLRDRLDAASVCPPDADAPPSTDPWAHARFQIWSGLGRVAWELGEVETARDAFNRALELQNQGSDPHAPDRLNALERLAWAHLLAPGTNPDPSSDPAGLFDHLIEARRARVEALEAEIPAGSPGERDTRWMAWAMALEGRIAVHLRRGEIAHAETLAQRLAELMSRNWGASGLPTLFVLLRLARRFAEVGAFDQARRWLNHLGGDSARGDALLAMLPALPTLPRRAIGCEADRLAQQLARVDNPAHLPWINDWRVAWKGAAREAAWIQCRLSDHHRAQRLQWLKARVWIEDRHARLASHHRLASSAAVGPFPELAEETRRLRDAERRAQRLIRDWRRSVGWPETPPTASELAAVLPDETVFVELSRVASTTRRNVDFEADPEANLASDSDSPSEPHLVAFVTRRDSVDLEGDDAPFTSATVRIDLGPAIPLEHLARRWLESLNDPSPIAAAVSTSPPATTAASIASPIGHSLEHLERERDERVPCGNLSARPAALGLGLVPWAAAPLQTNHRVPQTNADVASPEALAWALAVGLWAPLAGLVREAETVLIAPPDEASDPWLVLPWADLPDPTDPDRQPLGRRQTVVVVPSARRVASWSFRLDGAAPFDRRPRPRTANRHLEPEPQGRGLLTVAAPQPSLRSGAGTVLRQEGTAHASDRGCEPSPSIPHASLAHASRQCFPSSATPPPPTTAKREQEWSEPTAAFDSQRLLRQLHYRPGSQAEAMMLANAARKAGLEGPIVELRGGAAQREAILGALAGKRYVHLALPAVGLPWRTHGPDPAAIPWSPEFEPTPGRPLAALVASGAADAPPDPLTGEPDLRPYLITAEDLAACDLGGCDLVVLSIWFHPEQPPAITGGVASDLVDALVRAGARRVLLSSSPAPHDATIGFLGRLAEALWSRGLPVPQAVRHAQQTLDAPLGDRGRRSLWTLLVNHPDGLAPAGPASQRQPRSSRGCDPVALPLGRGVVTSLVSTTTKTHREPPALSRPE; this is encoded by the coding sequence ATGGCGAACGCTGGTCGCTGGGACGAGGCGTTGATACTGCTCCGCGCCGCGGCTGAGTTGGTGGCGGCCACCACCGGCGCGGAGAGTCTCGAGTCGGCTCGGGTGCTGCACAATCTGGCTAATGTTCACTGGATGAAGGGGGATCGTGCCCAGGCGATCGAGTTGTATCGTCGCTCGCTGGCGATGCGGCGACGTCATCTAGGGAGCGATCACCCCGACACGTTGGTCTGGAGTCGTCGGCTGCTACCTTTGCTTGAGGCGGTTGGGGCGTTTGAGGAGGCCCGCGACCTCGCCGACGACTTGGTGGCGCGGATCGAACGCTGGGAAGGCGATTCCCCCTCGGTGGTGTTGAGCATCCGGGTAGCCCACGCTCGCCTTCGCTGGAACACGCCCCAGGGTGAGGTTTCGTTCCAGGCGGCGCGGCGCCTGGCTGAGGCTCGGCCCGACCCGGCCTCGGGTTGGTCCTCCTTGTCCGAAGCGCTGGATTGGGCCGAGGCGCTGGAGGGTCTCGCGGCTTTGGAAGAACATCACGAGGCGACCCAGGTTGCTCGGATTCGAAGCGATGCCGAGCAGGCTGGGGTGGCGGTGGAATCGTCCTCGAGTGGTTCGGAGCGGGGCGAGTGGATGCGTCGTCGGGCCTACGAGACGCGCCGCGCGATCGGCCTGGAAGACGGTGATTCCCGCCAAATGGCGGTTCTGACCCGACTCGTCGAAACCGCCCGCCGGCAACGGCGCTGGGAGGACGTGGTGGTGTGGGGAGGTCGAGTTCTCGCCGCCGCTCGGTCCTACGGCGTCGCCTCGTCCCAGGCGATCGTTGCGGTGATCGAGGCTCTGATCGCCGCCGAACATGCTCGGGGACGCCCTGCTTCGGCCCGCTCGCTGGCCTGGATCCATCTCCAAGACCGACTTGCCCCTCAAGGAGTCCTCGACCTTCAACGCCTCCGCGCCCCCTTGGAGTTGGCCCTATGCTGCTGGGCCGCGGGCGACCTGGAATCGGCTCGGGATTGGTTCGCCTCGCTCCGTGACCGGCTCGACGCCGCTTCCGTCTGCCCGCCCGACGCCGACGCCCCCCCCTCTACCGATCCCTGGGCGCACGCGCGGTTTCAAATCTGGAGCGGTCTGGGACGAGTCGCCTGGGAACTGGGCGAGGTCGAGACCGCCCGCGACGCCTTCAATCGCGCGCTCGAGCTTCAAAACCAAGGGAGCGATCCTCACGCCCCCGACCGTTTGAACGCCTTGGAACGTTTGGCCTGGGCCCATCTCCTCGCTCCTGGAACCAACCCGGACCCCTCTAGCGACCCCGCTGGTTTGTTCGATCACCTGATCGAAGCCCGTCGGGCGCGGGTCGAGGCTTTGGAGGCGGAGATCCCCGCCGGTTCCCCTGGCGAGCGGGACACGCGGTGGATGGCCTGGGCGATGGCTCTGGAGGGGCGGATCGCGGTCCACTTGCGTCGGGGCGAGATCGCCCACGCGGAAACGTTGGCCCAACGACTCGCCGAGCTCATGAGCCGGAATTGGGGAGCCTCGGGCTTGCCGACCCTGTTCGTTCTCTTGAGGCTGGCCCGTCGTTTCGCTGAAGTCGGCGCGTTTGACCAAGCGCGACGCTGGCTCAACCACTTGGGCGGCGATTCGGCTAGGGGCGACGCCTTGCTGGCGATGCTGCCGGCCCTGCCCACGCTCCCCCGACGCGCTATTGGTTGCGAGGCCGACCGTCTCGCCCAGCAACTCGCCCGAGTGGACAACCCCGCCCACCTGCCTTGGATCAACGATTGGCGGGTCGCTTGGAAAGGCGCGGCTCGGGAAGCCGCTTGGATTCAGTGCCGCCTCAGCGACCACCACCGCGCCCAACGTCTCCAATGGCTCAAGGCGCGCGTGTGGATCGAGGATCGCCACGCCCGGCTTGCCAGCCATCACCGCCTCGCTTCCTCCGCTGCGGTTGGCCCGTTTCCCGAACTGGCCGAGGAGACCCGACGTCTCCGCGACGCCGAGCGGCGCGCGCAGCGTCTGATCCGGGACTGGCGGCGCTCGGTCGGCTGGCCAGAGACCCCGCCGACCGCTAGCGAACTGGCCGCGGTTTTACCTGATGAAACCGTCTTCGTCGAGCTGTCGCGGGTGGCATCAACGACGAGAAGGAACGTCGATTTCGAGGCCGACCCCGAGGCTAACCTCGCTTCCGACTCCGATTCCCCGTCGGAACCCCATCTGGTCGCGTTCGTAACTCGCCGCGACTCGGTCGATCTGGAGGGCGACGACGCCCCCTTCACCAGCGCGACGGTCCGCATCGACTTGGGACCGGCCATCCCCTTAGAACATCTGGCGCGGCGCTGGTTGGAGAGTCTGAACGACCCTAGCCCGATCGCCGCGGCGGTCTCAACCTCGCCGCCGGCAACGACCGCCGCGTCGATCGCGTCCCCCATTGGTCATTCTCTTGAGCATCTTGAGCGTGAGCGCGACGAGCGTGTTCCTTGCGGCAACCTGTCGGCGAGACCAGCCGCGTTGGGATTGGGATTGGTGCCCTGGGCCGCTGCGCCCCTTCAAACCAACCACCGCGTCCCGCAAACAAACGCCGACGTTGCCTCTCCTGAGGCTCTCGCTTGGGCATTGGCGGTTGGTCTTTGGGCTCCGTTGGCCGGTTTGGTTCGTGAGGCCGAAACGGTTCTGATTGCGCCCCCTGACGAAGCAAGCGACCCCTGGCTCGTTTTGCCCTGGGCCGACCTGCCCGACCCGACCGATCCTGACCGTCAGCCTTTAGGACGTCGGCAGACTGTGGTGGTGGTCCCCTCCGCGCGTCGGGTCGCCTCTTGGTCGTTCCGCCTGGACGGAGCCGCTCCGTTCGATCGCCGCCCCCGCCCCCGGACCGCAAATCGTCACCTAGAGCCGGAGCCCCAAGGTCGAGGTCTCTTGACGGTGGCCGCGCCTCAACCATCGCTCCGCAGCGGTGCCGGAACGGTCCTTCGGCAGGAGGGGACTGCCCACGCCTCAGACCGCGGATGCGAGCCATCGCCGTCCATCCCCCACGCCAGCCTCGCCCACGCCTCGCGGCAATGTTTCCCTTCCTCCGCGACGCCCCCCCCGCCGACCACCGCGAAGCGGGAACAGGAATGGAGCGAACCGACCGCCGCCTTTGACTCGCAGAGGCTCCTTCGTCAACTTCATTATCGACCGGGTTCCCAGGCCGAGGCGATGATGCTAGCCAACGCAGCGCGCAAGGCCGGTCTGGAGGGACCGATCGTCGAGCTGCGAGGCGGCGCGGCGCAGCGCGAGGCGATCCTAGGCGCGCTGGCGGGCAAGCGTTACGTCCATTTGGCGTTGCCGGCGGTCGGTCTGCCGTGGCGGACGCATGGTCCCGATCCGGCGGCGATCCCGTGGTCGCCGGAATTCGAGCCAACTCCGGGCCGTCCTCTGGCGGCTTTGGTGGCCTCGGGCGCGGCCGACGCCCCCCCCGACCCCTTGACCGGCGAACCGGACCTTCGCCCCTATCTGATCACGGCCGAGGATTTGGCCGCTTGCGACCTTGGAGGATGCGACTTGGTGGTGCTGTCGATCTGGTTCCATCCTGAGCAACCACCGGCTATCACCGGCGGGGTGGCGTCCGATCTGGTGGACGCCTTGGTTCGGGCCGGAGCGCGTCGGGTTCTGCTCTCCTCGTCACCCGCGCCGCACGACGCGACCATCGGCTTTCTCGGGCGGTTGGCCGAGGCACTCTGGAGTCGGGGTCTGCCGGTGCCTCAGGCGGTTCGCCACGCCCAGCAAACCCTCGATGCGCCCCTGGGGGACCGCGGCCGTCGAAGCCTCTGGACCCTGCTAGTCAACCACCCCGATGGCCTCGCTCCGGCGGGACCAGCTTCGCAACGCCAGCCACGCTCGAGCCGAGGTTGCGACCCGGTTGCCTTGCCGTTGGGCCGAGGCGTGGTCACCTCCTTGGTTTCGACGACCACCAAGACACACCGTGAGCCGCCGGCCCTCAGCCGCCCGGAGTGA
- a CDS encoding DUF4198 domain-containing protein — protein MGNVTRWIKQLVVLVAATGLIGPAATAHTLSVIVTKPYGPTGGKTTVYLCWGHRLPVDELVDGSTLTSYEIVSPSGTVTKLTPDSGRTLQAFEFSLTESGVYQVSVVRTPTVVTMWKDGRGGRGHHIGPKSEVTLPEGGEFTASLRSRQFAKALAVAGDAQGPAPGPLGLPIELVVVSDLSSLQTGSTIKVQALFNGQPLADASITAASAQLNPDGRPELTIKTNAQGIAEFTPAHAGTWILGVGQRLPAPADLQSQFDQESYGATLSLGIRED, from the coding sequence ATGGGCAACGTGACGCGATGGATCAAGCAGCTGGTGGTTTTGGTGGCGGCGACCGGCCTGATTGGACCGGCGGCGACGGCTCACACGTTGAGCGTGATTGTTACTAAACCTTACGGACCAACAGGTGGCAAGACGACCGTTTACCTCTGCTGGGGCCACCGCCTGCCGGTGGACGAGTTGGTGGACGGTTCGACGCTCACCTCCTACGAGATTGTGAGCCCGTCGGGAACGGTCACCAAGCTGACGCCGGATTCGGGCCGCACCCTGCAAGCCTTCGAGTTTTCCCTGACTGAAAGTGGCGTCTATCAGGTTTCAGTGGTCCGCACCCCCACCGTGGTAACGATGTGGAAGGATGGCCGAGGGGGACGTGGTCACCACATCGGGCCCAAGTCCGAGGTAACCCTGCCGGAAGGTGGCGAGTTCACCGCCAGCCTGCGGTCGCGTCAGTTCGCCAAGGCGTTGGCCGTCGCCGGCGACGCTCAAGGACCGGCTCCTGGCCCGCTCGGTCTGCCGATCGAGTTGGTCGTGGTTTCGGACCTTTCTAGCCTCCAGACTGGCTCGACCATTAAAGTCCAGGCGCTGTTCAACGGCCAACCGCTCGCCGACGCCTCGATCACCGCCGCCTCGGCCCAACTGAATCCCGACGGCCGCCCGGAACTGACGATCAAGACCAACGCCCAAGGGATCGCCGAGTTCACCCCGGCCCACGCTGGCACCTGGATTCTCGGCGTGGGTCAACGTCTGCCCGCTCCGGCCGATCTGCAAAGCCAGTTCGATCAGGAATCCTACGGCGCGACCCTGTCGCTGGGCATCCGCGAGGACTAA
- a CDS encoding serine/threonine protein kinase, which produces MPDVKLADLKFTVVKELGRGAGSVVKLIKEVDTGRRFALKSVERRSEEDEIYLNQLEHEFEVLRRLDHQAIIKGYDLRIRKSWMKTVGADLLMEYADGVMFDEYAEALREPVAGKSPKEVAFKRIRRLVILFANLAAALSHMHRRGISHGDLKPGNVVITVDKKLKLIDFGTAWIAGEDKNRVQGTPEYMAPEQAGERVVNPATDLYNFGATMYKILVGEPFNISMPHPDYPTMYRSKTTPRQADPMIPRELNDLVMACLAHKPRERPESAHQVQLALVALAETMGVTPGG; this is translated from the coding sequence ATGCCGGATGTAAAACTGGCCGACTTGAAATTCACCGTGGTCAAGGAATTGGGTCGTGGGGCTGGCAGCGTGGTTAAGCTCATCAAGGAGGTTGATACGGGGCGACGGTTCGCCCTCAAAAGCGTCGAACGTCGCTCGGAGGAGGACGAGATTTATCTCAACCAACTTGAACACGAGTTCGAGGTTCTCCGACGGCTCGATCATCAGGCGATCATCAAGGGATATGATTTGAGGATCCGCAAATCCTGGATGAAGACGGTCGGGGCCGACCTGTTGATGGAATACGCCGACGGCGTGATGTTTGACGAGTACGCCGAGGCGCTGCGCGAGCCGGTAGCGGGCAAATCGCCCAAAGAGGTGGCCTTCAAGCGGATTCGACGATTGGTAATCTTGTTCGCCAACTTGGCCGCGGCGTTGAGTCACATGCATCGGCGTGGGATTTCCCACGGCGACCTCAAGCCGGGTAACGTGGTCATCACGGTGGACAAAAAGCTCAAGCTGATCGACTTCGGCACGGCCTGGATCGCCGGCGAGGACAAAAACCGGGTCCAGGGCACGCCGGAATACATGGCTCCCGAGCAGGCGGGCGAACGGGTGGTCAATCCCGCGACCGACCTCTACAACTTCGGCGCGACCATGTACAAAATCCTGGTGGGCGAGCCGTTCAACATCTCGATGCCTCACCCGGATTATCCGACGATGTATCGCTCGAAGACGACACCGCGTCAGGCCGATCCGATGATTCCGCGCGAGTTGAACGACCTAGTGATGGCCTGTTTGGCTCACAAGCCGCGCGAGCGTCCCGAGTCGGCCCACCAGGTCCAACTGGCTCTGGTGGCGCTGGCCGAGACAATGGGGGTCACTCCGGGCGGCTGA
- a CDS encoding DUF3526 domain-containing protein — translation MIASVSLQAFRIARKEFVDLVRDGRFVGSAVVLGVLLTTALLIGFVHWRTVAADHKRAMEQARMDFVCQEEKNPHAAAHYGMFVFKPRSPLSFVDRGVDAYTGVSFKLEAHHRNEPQHVPAKDSTTLQRFGELTASLVLQALVPLVIIFLGFSAFTSERERGTLRQLLSLGVRPLDLAAGKLLGIAAALGLVLVPVTLVGVGLISLGGDVELTPSRTRFVLLTLTYLGWFAVVLMVTLAVSARSRSSRAALLTLLGFWMLNVIAAPRLAADVAKRLAPTPSAFEFARQVERDLQGGIDGHNAADERLEKIKQELLDKYQVDDVEDLPVNFAGIALQEGENATNAILDKCYAELWQSFRDQDVVREALGLLFPALATRSLSMALAGTDNAHHEQFAEAAERYRRILVRDLNQLLIENAGDLGSAYTIGRKEYETIPHFHYRMPPAREVVERATLPIVGLAIWLALSGYALYASAQDLRPE, via the coding sequence ATGATCGCGTCGGTGAGTTTGCAGGCGTTTCGGATCGCCCGCAAAGAGTTCGTCGATCTGGTGAGGGACGGCCGTTTCGTCGGTTCGGCGGTGGTCCTGGGGGTGCTGCTGACCACGGCGCTGTTGATCGGTTTTGTCCACTGGCGAACCGTCGCTGCCGATCACAAGCGGGCGATGGAGCAGGCGCGGATGGATTTCGTCTGCCAAGAGGAAAAGAATCCCCACGCGGCGGCTCACTATGGGATGTTCGTCTTCAAGCCGCGGTCTCCTCTTTCGTTCGTGGACCGCGGGGTGGACGCCTACACCGGCGTCTCGTTCAAGCTGGAGGCGCACCACCGCAACGAACCCCAGCACGTCCCCGCCAAAGACTCAACCACGCTCCAACGATTCGGCGAACTGACCGCCTCGCTGGTGTTGCAGGCGTTAGTGCCGCTGGTGATCATCTTTTTGGGCTTCTCGGCCTTTACCAGCGAACGGGAACGCGGCACCCTACGGCAGCTGCTTAGTCTGGGGGTGCGTCCGCTCGACTTGGCCGCGGGCAAGCTGCTGGGGATCGCTGCGGCGCTGGGTTTGGTCCTGGTGCCGGTGACCCTCGTGGGCGTTGGCCTGATCTCGCTGGGCGGCGACGTGGAACTCACTCCCAGCCGCACCCGTTTTGTGCTGCTCACCCTCACATATCTAGGCTGGTTCGCGGTGGTGCTGATGGTGACCCTAGCGGTCTCGGCCCGCTCCCGATCGTCGCGGGCGGCGTTGTTGACGTTGCTGGGCTTTTGGATGCTCAACGTGATCGCCGCGCCCCGTTTGGCCGCCGACGTGGCCAAGCGTCTCGCCCCGACTCCCTCGGCCTTTGAGTTCGCCCGTCAGGTGGAACGCGACCTCCAAGGCGGTATCGACGGCCACAACGCCGCTGATGAACGCCTGGAGAAGATCAAGCAAGAGTTGCTGGATAAGTATCAGGTGGACGACGTGGAGGATCTGCCAGTCAACTTCGCCGGCATCGCGCTTCAGGAGGGAGAGAACGCCACCAACGCGATCCTCGATAAGTGCTACGCCGAACTCTGGCAGAGTTTCCGAGATCAAGACGTGGTGCGCGAGGCTCTGGGGCTTCTGTTTCCCGCTCTGGCCACCCGCTCGCTCTCGATGGCGCTGGCGGGCACCGACAACGCCCACCACGAGCAGTTCGCCGAAGCGGCCGAACGGTATCGACGGATTCTGGTCCGCGACCTCAACCAGCTGTTGATTGAGAATGCCGGCGACCTCGGCTCGGCCTACACCATCGGCCGCAAGGAATACGAAACCATTCCCCACTTCCATTACCGCATGCCTCCGGCCCGCGAGGTGGTCGAACGGGCGACGCTGCCAATCGTGGGCCTGGCGATCTGGTTGGCCCTCTCCGGCTACGCCTTGTACGCCTCCGCCCAGGATCTGCGTCCTGAATGA
- a CDS encoding tetratricopeptide repeat protein, producing the protein MSRLIEQPGWNWNPLRGVLAASLAMTLAVAGSTASGSDEAAIRRATEQAAAGQYLQAAATLAPVLDDEAASNEALEIAFDAQLAAGALNQAAITLDRLTQRHAGKPTAAIVLVRQARLQLARGEVEAASDTLKTALAQVEKTAESALEIAPVEVELGYVELTRGDLDKAEAAFKNAIRRLDDEHAKYHELNIDHDHDAFFTADGTAGLAFCRAAREDIKGAERLFKRAVARPEVSPQALLLAWRFFREGGETRQALAAQAEHRLIKLAQTLPEARRALIWVLIEQGGSDNLKKARDLGLDLIKGRRDAETLVALAMAQHASGQTAQAAELVREALASNFRDARLLEACAQVLEAAEDKATANDLRARAKSLAPRVAAK; encoded by the coding sequence ATGTCGAGGTTGATCGAACAACCAGGCTGGAACTGGAACCCACTTCGAGGCGTTTTGGCGGCGAGCTTGGCGATGACTCTGGCCGTCGCCGGTTCAACGGCGTCGGGTTCCGACGAGGCCGCGATCCGTCGGGCGACCGAACAGGCCGCTGCCGGCCAATACCTTCAAGCCGCCGCCACCCTTGCCCCGGTCCTTGACGACGAGGCGGCCTCCAACGAAGCCCTGGAAATCGCCTTCGACGCTCAACTCGCTGCTGGAGCGCTCAACCAGGCCGCTATCACGTTGGACCGTCTGACCCAACGTCACGCCGGCAAACCAACCGCCGCGATTGTCCTTGTGCGTCAAGCGCGGTTGCAGTTGGCTCGGGGCGAGGTCGAAGCGGCCTCTGACACCCTGAAGACCGCCCTCGCCCAGGTCGAGAAAACGGCCGAATCGGCCCTCGAAATCGCGCCAGTGGAGGTCGAACTGGGTTACGTCGAACTGACCCGCGGCGATCTAGACAAGGCCGAAGCGGCCTTCAAGAACGCGATTCGCCGACTGGATGACGAACACGCCAAATATCACGAGCTGAATATTGACCACGACCACGACGCCTTCTTTACCGCCGACGGCACGGCTGGTCTGGCGTTCTGCCGGGCGGCGCGGGAGGACATCAAGGGAGCTGAGCGTTTGTTCAAACGGGCGGTGGCCCGTCCCGAAGTCTCGCCCCAAGCGCTTTTGCTGGCCTGGCGGTTTTTCCGGGAGGGCGGCGAGACTCGCCAGGCTCTGGCCGCGCAGGCCGAACACCGTCTGATCAAACTGGCCCAAACCCTGCCTGAGGCTCGTCGCGCCCTGATTTGGGTTTTGATCGAACAAGGAGGGTCGGACAACCTCAAGAAGGCCCGCGACTTGGGACTGGACCTGATCAAAGGACGCCGGGACGCTGAAACCCTGGTCGCCCTGGCGATGGCTCAACACGCCTCGGGACAAACCGCCCAGGCCGCCGAGTTGGTCCGCGAGGCGCTGGCTAGCAACTTCCGCGACGCCCGCTTGTTGGAAGCATGCGCTCAGGTACTCGAAGCGGCCGAGGACAAGGCCACGGCCAACGACCTCCGCGCCCGCGCCAAAAGCCTCGCTCCACGGGTCGCCGCCAAGTGA